The window CGTGGTGTCGAACTGCATCCCTGGATCGCCGCACTGATGCGTCGCCTCGGCGATCATGCGCAGGAGCTTGCGCGCGGGCATCGTCTCGCACACCTCGCCGCTGGTCACGTAGCGCGTGCTCCAGGTCTCGCCGTCGAGGGCCGCTCGCATGAAGTCGTCCGTCACGCGCACCGAGTTGTTCGCGTTCTGGAAGAACACGGAGCCGTACGCCGGGCCGTCGAGCGAGTTGTCGTATCCGGCCGCGACCAGGGCCCAGGCCTTGCGCTCCTCCTCGGCCTTGCAGCGAATGAACTCGACGACGTCCGGATGGTCGGCGTTCAGGACGACCATCTTCGCCGCCCGCCGGGTCTTGCCGCCCGACTTGATCACACCGGCCGACGCGTCGGCCGCCCGCATGAACGACACCGGACCGGACGCGGTTCCGCCGCCCCCGAGCTTCTCCTTCGAGGAGCGCAGCTTCGAGAGGTTGACGCCCGACCCCGAGCCGCCCTTGAAGATGACGCCTTCCTTCCGATACCAGTCGAGGATCGAGTCCATCGTGTCGTTGACCGACAAGATGAAGCACGCCGAGCACTGCGGCTTCGGCTCCACGCCGACGTTGAACCACACCGGGCTGTTGAAGCAGAGTTTCTGCTGCAGCAGCAGGTGCGTCAGCTCGTCGACGAAGTTCTGTCGATCCTGCGGCGTCGCGAAGTATCCCTGCTCGTCGCCCCACTGCGAAATCGTGCTCACGACCCGACCGATCAACTGCCGGACGCTGCGCTCGCGCTGCGGCGTCCCGAGCGGGCCGCGGAAGTACTTCGACACGACGACGTTGGTCGCGAGCTGCGACCAGCTCTTCGGCACCTCGACGTCGCGCTGCTCGAAGACGGTCTCGCCGCCCTCGCCCTGGATCACCGCCGAGCGGATCTCCCACTCGACCTCGTCGTACGGGCTCACGCCTTGCGGCACGAACTGGCGCCCGATCGTGATCCCCCGCCGCGGCGTCGCCTGGACCTGCTGCGGCCCGGCCGCCGCCCCCTCCAGCCTCTCCATGACCATGGTCACCCCCTCAGAAAGCTCATCCGAGCGGCCCCCGAAATCCCCCGCCCGATACCCACATATTGGGTGCGCGCGCACATACACCACCATATCTTGTGTTGTCAAGGAAAGTTTGCCTGATCCCCAGGATCTCGCAACCGGGGGTCCGGTGGGTGGGGACTGATGGGTGACCTCGCACGCCTGGCGGAGGCGCTCCGGGCGGCGCTGGCACGCCTTCCGGGCGCGACGGGCCTCGTCCACTACCCCATCTGGGCGGAATGGAGCGCCGTCGTGGGCGCGACGATCGCCGCGCACGCGAAGCCGGCACAGCTCCGGCGCGGCGTGCTCGTCGTCGCGGTCGACGGACCCGAATGGATGCACGAGCTGCAGTACGTGAAACGCGACGTGGTCGAGCGGCTGAACGCCCGCCTCGGCTCGTCCGTCGTGCGCGACATCTACCTCGTGCTCGCTACCAATTGAGTCGTCGCGTTGGCGCGCGCGCGACCGGGTGATACTGTCGTCCGGAGCGGATGATCGTCGACTTCGTTCCGCGACTCACCCAGGTGCTGGAGGCGCGATCGCGCAGCGCGCTCGCCCCCGACGGCAAGACCCGAGCGGCCGTGCTGGTACCGTTGCTCCCCGTC is drawn from Candidatus Eisenbacteria bacterium and contains these coding sequences:
- a CDS encoding DUF721 domain-containing protein; this encodes MGDLARLAEALRAALARLPGATGLVHYPIWAEWSAVVGATIAAHAKPAQLRRGVLVVAVDGPEWMHELQYVKRDVVERLNARLGSSVVRDIYLVLATN